A genomic region of Antennarius striatus isolate MH-2024 chromosome 2, ASM4005453v1, whole genome shotgun sequence contains the following coding sequences:
- the actr5 gene encoding actin-related protein 5, with protein sequence MASINEPLGQIFSFQDVKYHPDPIFELPTQCRTHAPVPIVIDNGSFQTRAGWAAPEADFDSPRLLFRSVAARSRGAARSETQIGNDIPNLEPLRWLLKSQFDRNVVVNFEIQELIFDYVFSHLGVASEGRVEHPIVLTEAPSNPLHCRQMMSELLFECYNVPYVSYGVDSLYSFYHNNTQRNVRPPHTGIVLSSGYHCSHILPVINSKLDAANCKRVNVAGSQAAFYLQRLLQLKYPGHLAAITLSRVEELLHEHSYTAVDYHEELEKWRSPEFYEREVHRMQLPYSGKVPGGCVSVEERQERRAQQLRRLQEINARRREEKLLQDQERLDRLIAVQELLEDGLLDQFHKNLVELNMDSAEELQSYINKLQLAVEQGRQKLLHSDGAEIRTEVSELEQPLDEGDGVALMDPDFPEDTLPEKSANVTQPVFNMAEYHQLFVGTERLRCPEILFQPSSTGEDQMGLMETLQYVLARYTPEQQEALVSNVFLTGGNMQYPGMKERVERELLTMRPFQSHFKVTMASRPALDAWYGARDWALENLPPGGGGVEEGWISRQDYEEKGGEYLSEHRASNVFIPMKIARLARPTEPPVSTLTSAGASAVFSTVESALGPSCSAAAPAEVSMVIS encoded by the exons ATGGCCTCTATCAATGAACCGCTTGGTCAAATCTTCTCGTTTCAGGACGTTAAATACCACCCGGATCCCATCTTTGAGCTGCCCACGCAGTGCCGAACCCACGCACCGGTACCGATAGTGATCGATAACGGATCTTTTCAGACCCGGGCCGGCTGGGCGGCTCCGGAGGCGGACTTTGACTCTCCGAGGCTGCTGTTTCGGTCGGTGGCGGCGCGCAGCAGAGGCGCTGCCCGCAGCGAGACCCAGATCGGGAACGATATTCCGAACCTGGAGCCGCTGCGGTGGCTGCTGAAGAGCCAGTTCGACCGAAACGTGGTGGTGAATTTCGAGATCCAGGAGCTCATTTTCGATTATGTGTTTTCTCACCTGGGCGTCGCCTCAGAG GGCAGAGTTGAACATCCCATTGTGCTGACTGAGGCTCCCTCTAACCCACTGCACTGTCGGCAGATGATGTCGGAGCTGCTGTTTGAGTGCTATAACGTCCCGTATGTCTCCTATGGTGTGGACAGCTTGTACAGTTTCTACCACAACAACACGCAGCGGAACGTCCGGCCTCCACACACTGGCATCGTTCTGTCCTCAGGATACCATTGCTCACACATTCTGCCAGTTATCAACAGCAA GTTGGACGCAGCGAACTGTAAGCGTGTGAATGTCGCTGGGAGTCAGGCAGCGTTCTACCTGCAGCGTTTACTACAGCTGAAATATCCAGGCCACCTTGCTGCCATCACACTCAGCCgcgtggaggagctgctgcacgAACACAGTTATACTGCTGTGGATTATCATGAAG AGCTGGAAAAGTGGCGCAGCCCAGAGTTTTATGAGAGGGAGGTTCACCGCATGCAGCTTCCCTACTCTGGAAAGGTTCCGggtgggtgtgtgagtgtggaggAGAGGCAGGAGAGACGAGCTCAGCAGCTTCGGAGGCTTCAGGAGATCAACGCTCGCCGGCGAgaggagaagctgctgcaggaccAAGAGAGGCTGGACAGGCTCATTGCTGTGCAA GAACTGCTGGAGGACGGTCTGTTGGATCAATTTCATAAGAACCTGGTGGAGCTCAACATGGACTCCGCTGAAGAGCTGCAGTCATACATCAACAAATTGCAGCTGGCTGTGGAGCAAGGCAGACAGAAACTGCTGCACAGTGATGGAGCAGAAATCAGGACAGAG GTGTCTGAGCTCGAGCAGCCATTGGACGAGGGAGACGGGGTGGCACTGATGGATCCTGATTTCCCTGAGGACACGCTTCCAGAAAAATCTGCTAATGTGACACAG CCCGTATTCAACATGGCAGAGTATCACCAGTTGTTTGTGGGAACGGAGCGACTGCGTTGTCCTGAAATCCTGTTCCAGCCTTCATCGACTGGAGAGGACCAAATGGGCCTCATGGAGACGCTGCAGTACGTCCTGGCAAG GTACACtccagagcagcaggaggcgctgGTGAGCAATGTGTTTTTGACAGGAGGGAACATGCAGTATCCCGGCATGAAGGAACGAGTGGAGCGAGAGCTGCTGACTATGAGGCCGTTCCAGTCGCACTTCAAG GTTACCATGGCGTCACGGCCGGCCCTGGATGCCTGGTACGGGGCAAGAGACTGGGCCTTGGAGAATCTGCCTCCAGGTGGTGGTGGAGTGGAAGAAGGGTGGATCAGCAGACAGGACTACGAGGAGAAAGGGGGCGAGTACCTGAGCGAGCACCGTGCCTCAAACGTCTTCATTCCCATGAAAATTGCCCGACTTGCCCGCCCCACTGAGCCGCCTGTTTCCACACTAACATCAGCTGGAGCATCGGCCGTGTTCTCCACAGTCGAATCCGCTCTGGGCCCTTcctgctcagctgctgctcctgctgaggTTTCCATGGTTATCTCCTGA